TATTCTCTTGCGGATAGAGCCTGAAAGGAGAAGAGGGGCTGAAATGCCAGCAAGATCAATAACCAAAGATCAGAGTTTATTTTAATCCCATCTCATCTTCCTGTTCATATTAAAAGTAGCGAGACACTCCACTACCCTACGTAGGCCAAATGGAAGGATCGAAGAATCATGATGTGCATTTCCACGAAAGTGAAGGAGACTAACGTGAAAGTATGCGCTCTGTtcatttgggcttgtttggcttataagtcatactttttcagtcaatgaatagtatttttctctcacaccaaatcagccaacagtacttttagccatggcttatcaaccaaacaaacccaaacgaacagggcgatgaTTTACTTCCCTCGTTGCTGATATGACGCCATGTAGGACGGCTAATATGTCACTACATAGGGCGACTAACATGAGGTTTCAAGAGTTAAAAGGAGTTTTAAAATCTAGTTTTCCAATTAAAGGAGACAAATCATGCAGTAGGTTAGATGGACCTTTTTAGGTGTGCACTTGAGTGGGTTCACTTATCATGCCAAAAAAATTCTGCGCTTGCGGTTTTTGTGTGTTTGCAACGTATTAAGCCTGATATTGTGAATAAGACTATATTAGTTTTAAACTGACCGTAGCTCACCTAGACGGGTTCCTCGTGGTGGAGCTTGTCCACCTGGTTTTCACCaggttcgctggttggtttctaggctgatttgggctggctggtgctggtttgttgtgaaagaaaaacattgttggctgactggtttgggctggctgaaaccaacaaacgaacaggctgtttgaAGTAATTGAGTTGACATGGGTGCTCATACTTTCCTAAATTTATTCTAGTATTTATTAGATGTGCTCgtatttttcttaatttatttcaggatttaacgaTATTCTTTCAGTGGTACATCTACTAGTTCAGTCTCAGTTTAAGCTTTTACTGTTTGTGTGTATTCGTAAGGATGAGCGTACGTGTATGTATAAGGGTATGCATATTGAAAAAAGAAGACTATTAGCTTACTATTATTTACACAAAAGTTGCGCCAACATGTGGGCCCTACTGCTGAGCCCCTGGCAACAGGGCCCTCCGCCCCGCACACTAAATTTACAGACGCGACGCGACTACGGGAGCAGACTAATGATGGCTACTAGTCTACTACCAGCACTGGTCCGTTTCCCACCGACGCACACGCACGACGCCGGCGCCCGGCCGCGGCCGGTGGGGCGGCCCGAGCGAGCGGTCGTACTGCGCTCGCGCGTCCGGGTCCGACAGCGTCTCGTAGGCGCGCTGGATCTCCAGGAACGCCGCCGCAGTTCGGGACGAGGACGAGCGGGAGGTGTCGGGGTGAAGGCGCTTGGCCATGGC
The nucleotide sequence above comes from Miscanthus floridulus cultivar M001 chromosome 18, ASM1932011v1, whole genome shotgun sequence. Encoded proteins:
- the LOC136522681 gene encoding chaperone protein dnaJ 11, chloroplastic-like, with protein sequence MAGAVPLATAPALAAAGSLYEALRVGRAATQVDIKAAYRAMAKRLHPDTSRSSSSRTAAAFLEIQRAYETLSDPDARAQYDRSLGPPHRPRPGAGVVRVRRWETDQCW